The genomic segment CAATGTAGACAAGGGCGCAGAGATTATCGATATCAATATGGGTTGCCCTGCCAAAAAGGTTTGCAATGTGGCCGCTGGTTCGGCCCTGATGCGTGATGAAGCATTGGTGAAACGTATATTAGAAGCAGTCGTCAATGCAGTAGACGTACCGGTAACAATGAAATTTCGCACTGGCTGGGATAAAGACAACAAGAACGCAGTGGCAATTGCCAAGATCGCAGAAAGTAGTGGTATTCAATCCCTCGCCGTTCATGGAAGAACTCGAGCGTGTGGATATAGTGGCGAGGCAGAGTACGACACCATTGCTGCCGTAAAACAGGCGGTGGGCTTGCCCGTGATTGCCAATGGGGATATTACCTCGGCAGAAAAAGCGGCAAAGGTACTAGCTTACACAAAAGCAGACGGCATCATGATTGGCCGAGCGGCACAGGGTAAACCATGGATATTCAATGAATTAGTTGAATACTTGGCAACAGGCAAACTGCCCCCCGCCCCCACTTACAGCGACATACGAGCCATTGTGCTCAGTCACTTAACCGATTTATATGGTTTTTACGGTGAGCATCAAGGCTGCTTGATCTCTCGTAAACACATTGGCTGGTACGTAAAACAACTGCCAGGAGGAGAAGACTTCCGGCAGGCAATGAACCAGCTAAAAACAGCAGAGGCACAATTCGAGGCGGTTAATCACTACTTCGATTTGCTTTTAGCATCACCGCAGCACCCGCAATAAGTCGCCACAAGCAGTACTGATTTGCCAGCAACAACTCAAACAAAATAACAATAGGAACAGCATCACCGATGAACGCTATGGAAAATTTAAACCAGCCATTTGCCATGATAGAAACCAGCACGAACGACCCTGTCTCTGCATGTGTAAACCAGGCTTTGAAGCAATATTTTGCGGATCTCGATGGTGAAACTCCAGCCAATATCTACGATATGGTACTCAGAAGCATTGAAAAGCCGATGCTTGAATTTGTATTAAAAGAAGCAGGTGGCAACCAAAGTAAAGCGGCAGATTGGCTTGGCCTAAACCGCAATACATTGCGCAAAAAGATGAAAGAACACGGCCTTCTATAATCGGCCTGCGTTGACGTTCTCTTCGCCCCTTACCGAATACGTTTTAAATTTTTATCCAACTAACTTGAACCGGGAACTCACCATGGATCTCTGTAAAATCAAGCGCGCGCTAATCAGCGTTTCTGACAAGAAAGGTGTGCTGGAGTTTGCTCAGGCACTAGCCGCGAATGGCGTACATATTTTGTCTACTGGCGGAACAGCCAAACTATTAGCAGACAACGGCGTCGCCGTGACAGAAGTAGCCGACTACACTGGCTTCCCAGAAATGCTAGATGGCCGTGTAAAAACACTTCATCCAAAAATCCATGGTGGCATTTTGGGTCGTCGTGATCTAGACAGCCACGTTGCTAAAATGGCAGAACACGACATCGGCAACATTGACCTAGTGTGTGTCAACCTATACCCGTTCGAAGCAACCATCGCCAAGGCAGATTGCACTTTTGAAGATGCTATCGAGAATATCGATATCGGCGGCCCAGCAATGGTTCGTTCTGCAGCTAAAAACCATGCGCACGTAGCCATCGTGACCGATGCAGCAGACTACGAAGCACTCACTGCAGAAATGAAAGCGAATGACGGCGCATTGAGCCTAAAAACTCGCCAAGGTCTGGCGAAAAAAGCCTTCAGCCATACCGCTGCTTACGATGGTGCAATTAGCAACTATCTAACTGCATTAACAGAAGAAGGCAGCAAACAAGCCTTCCCAAATCGTTTGAACCTGCAGTTCGAAAAGGTCCAAGATATGCGTTACGGCGAAAACCCGCACCAAGGTGCTGCGTTCTACCGTGATTTGCACCCAGCAGCTGGTAGCCTAGCGGGTTACACTCAGTTGCAAGGCAAAGAGCTTAGCTATAACAACATCGCTGACTCTGATGCAGCATGGGAAGCAGTAAAGCAATTTGACGAGCCAGCATGTGTGATCGTTAAACACGCCAACCCATGTGGCGTTGCCGTAGCGGCAGATCCACTTTCTGCTTACCGCTTAGCATTTGCGACAGATACCACTAGCGCATTTGGCGGCATTATTGCCTTTAACCGCGAAGTAGACGGTGTAACCGTTGAAGCAGTAACAGGTCAGTTCTTAGAAGTGTTAATTGCCCCTTCATTTACCGAAGAAGCCAAAGCACTCATCGCAGCGAAGAAAAACGTGCGCGTACTAGAAGTGCCATTGTCTGCTGGTGCAAACCATTTTGATCTAAAACGCGTTGGCGGCGGTCTATTGGTGCAAACCCCAGACTTACATCAGATCACTGAAGCAGATCTAAAAGTAGTCACCAAACTACAACCAACTGCAGCACAATTGAAAGACCTATTGTTCGCATGGCGCGTGGCGCACTTTGTGAAATCTAACGCGATTGTATTCTGCGGCAATGGTCAGACATTGGGCGTTGGTGCAGGCCAAATGAGCCGTGTAGACTCAACCAAGATTGCTGCAATCAAAGCGAAAAATGCGGGTCTAGAACTGAAAGGTTCTGTCTGCGCATCCGACGCCTTCTTCCCGTTCCGTGACGGTGTAGACGTGATTGCAGAAAATGGCGTATCAGCCATCATCCAACCAGGTGGTTCTATGCGTGATGACGAAGTGATTGCTGCCGCTGACGAACATGGCATCGCCATGGTCGTTACTGGCATCCGCCACTTCCGTCACTAAGCACATCGCTTAACCTGACACAGCCGGCACATTGATCCAATCAGTGTGCCGGCTGAAGTACTTTAAAGCGCTTGTAAAGCACGCAAGCGGACAACAATCAGCGCATTGATTGTCATTATTAAGACCCACAGCAAATACCCGGAGTATTCATGCCCATCGCAAAGA from the Leeia speluncae genome contains:
- the purH gene encoding bifunctional phosphoribosylaminoimidazolecarboxamide formyltransferase/IMP cyclohydrolase, which codes for MDLCKIKRALISVSDKKGVLEFAQALAANGVHILSTGGTAKLLADNGVAVTEVADYTGFPEMLDGRVKTLHPKIHGGILGRRDLDSHVAKMAEHDIGNIDLVCVNLYPFEATIAKADCTFEDAIENIDIGGPAMVRSAAKNHAHVAIVTDAADYEALTAEMKANDGALSLKTRQGLAKKAFSHTAAYDGAISNYLTALTEEGSKQAFPNRLNLQFEKVQDMRYGENPHQGAAFYRDLHPAAGSLAGYTQLQGKELSYNNIADSDAAWEAVKQFDEPACVIVKHANPCGVAVAADPLSAYRLAFATDTTSAFGGIIAFNREVDGVTVEAVTGQFLEVLIAPSFTEEAKALIAAKKNVRVLEVPLSAGANHFDLKRVGGGLLVQTPDLHQITEADLKVVTKLQPTAAQLKDLLFAWRVAHFVKSNAIVFCGNGQTLGVGAGQMSRVDSTKIAAIKAKNAGLELKGSVCASDAFFPFRDGVDVIAENGVSAIIQPGGSMRDDEVIAAADEHGIAMVVTGIRHFRH
- a CDS encoding Fis family transcriptional regulator — protein: MIETSTNDPVSACVNQALKQYFADLDGETPANIYDMVLRSIEKPMLEFVLKEAGGNQSKAADWLGLNRNTLRKKMKEHGLL
- the dusB gene encoding tRNA dihydrouridine synthase DusB, which codes for MKIGHITLKNNVIVAPMAGVTDRPFRMLAKRMGAGLAVSEMVTSIPSLWKSDKTVRRGNHEGEPGPISVQIAGADPEMMADAARYNVDKGAEIIDINMGCPAKKVCNVAAGSALMRDEALVKRILEAVVNAVDVPVTMKFRTGWDKDNKNAVAIAKIAESSGIQSLAVHGRTRACGYSGEAEYDTIAAVKQAVGLPVIANGDITSAEKAAKVLAYTKADGIMIGRAAQGKPWIFNELVEYLATGKLPPAPTYSDIRAIVLSHLTDLYGFYGEHQGCLISRKHIGWYVKQLPGGEDFRQAMNQLKTAEAQFEAVNHYFDLLLASPQHPQ